A genomic window from Triticum urartu cultivar G1812 chromosome 7, Tu2.1, whole genome shotgun sequence includes:
- the LOC125524261 gene encoding uncharacterized protein LOC125524261, protein MRDERTNVLVASALSGPPAFAAAAGHYDLQKDLFITQSLGEPQGDGSSMYRVTVTNQCAGDERTGKPCVISRIRLQCGNFRSVIPVDPKVLRVVVLGVCLLNAATTSRRTATSPSSTPATCEKTSMSSPPCAASDVDFAFVLLNWRVYVIFRV, encoded by the exons ATGAGAGATGAG AGAACCAACGTCCTGGTTGCCTCGGCCCTCTCCGGACCGCCGGCCTTCGCTGCTGCCGCTGGCCACTACGACCTCCAGAAGGACCTCTTCATAACGCAGAGCCTCGGCGAGCCTCAGGGCGACGGCTCATCGATGTACAGGGTGACGGTGACGAACCAGTGCGCCGGCGACGAACGCACGGGCAAGCCCTGCGTCATCTCCAGGATCCGCCTGCAGTGCGGCAACTTCCGCTCCGTCATCCCCGTCGACCCCAAGGTGCTCCGCGTCGTAGTCCTCGGCGTCTGCCTCCTCAACGCTGCCACTACATCCCGCAGGACCGCAACGTCTCCTTCGTCTACACCAGCTACCTGCGAGAAAACCTCTATGTCCTCTCCGCCGTGTGCAGCCTCGGACGTTGATTTCGCTTTTGTTTTACTCAACTGGCGCGTGTATGTCATCTTTAGAGTTTAG